A stretch of Ligilactobacillus faecis DNA encodes these proteins:
- a CDS encoding AAA family ATPase, with protein MMRPLKIELDNFGPFKHENVDFERFKETPLFLITGKTGSGKTTIFDAMCYALFNETSGKKRAATQMRSDFATTKEETCVKFTFEHQGKIYQIERRPQQTLVGRGKKEVKRAAKVALTYEDQAGKTQVITKIPEAKRFIDELLKLNADQFTKVILLPQGQFRNFLAADSSEKEEVLRNLFGTELFEQWSTALKEKYKEEYGISATQKRELELLMQQSELVDENLRTEQWLELVTQKLAQQTEQLAQFQVDEAKQKRQVKQLEQELTAAKELEHQRESLAKLQAKQAELAPKKAQIQEQKKQLQRLEWAQTQKGEWTLLADAKQKIADLAKVFPKKEKEKAQLTAKLRTLTEKEEIQATQIPYFKKLELKIHELTKSLEKYQQLSELATKCEDLMFKKTEKEQQNNALSAKYDELQAKLADVTVRLDALADLNEQKLHLEHQKTKHLTEEAKYTEIKQDKKKKVEQAHELNILKQKRADAKKAKQEAEIKANELEQAYLSSQIVQLAQKLKPGHPCPVCGSSEHPHLATKTSDSFVNEEQVKAAKEKQQQTLATYEYYVSDVKNTTARLTEFKVEVTNKTTNFLAEIKCLELSQAKEFLTAQKKQLEKAEAKLKKETEEKRALLMKQQALQKELPKLEENRSDLTNELQSLATNLALAKAELATKAAELPADHPTKAQAKHQLELWQTELYEFEKEQTELNAKKIKAKESVAMLTAELKQLSQEKSTVEAKQASLTQHLTQNCEAVAETLASLAELLAAKKDIAKYKMAITTFESEWQKNNSQIELLREAVIGRPKVDLTELTTSLAESKRHLEMIRENITTLELSFKREQQLFFRVEQGFEKNKLALEHLAQLKELVDVVTGKGEQKLGLERYILQNYLTQVLDVANLRLAQLTNERYELCLSDEIGRGASSTGLELDIYDASVCKKRSVHTLSGGESFLAALALALALGEVIQQQSGGIQIDALFVDEGFGSLDQEALQTALATLQNIDGQERIVGIISHVTELKEQLPYQLQVITHGEQSTLKYRALL; from the coding sequence ATGATGCGACCATTAAAGATCGAATTAGACAATTTTGGACCATTTAAACATGAGAATGTTGATTTTGAACGTTTTAAAGAGACGCCTCTTTTTTTGATCACAGGAAAGACAGGTAGTGGCAAAACAACGATCTTTGATGCGATGTGTTATGCTCTTTTTAATGAAACTTCAGGCAAAAAACGGGCTGCGACTCAAATGCGTTCTGACTTTGCAACGACAAAAGAAGAGACTTGCGTCAAATTCACGTTTGAACACCAAGGAAAGATCTACCAGATCGAACGCCGCCCACAGCAGACATTAGTCGGACGTGGCAAAAAAGAAGTAAAACGAGCTGCTAAAGTCGCTTTGACATATGAAGATCAAGCAGGAAAAACACAAGTGATCACTAAGATCCCTGAAGCCAAACGTTTTATTGATGAATTACTCAAGTTGAATGCCGATCAATTTACAAAAGTTATTTTGTTGCCTCAAGGTCAATTTCGTAATTTCTTAGCTGCAGATAGTAGTGAAAAAGAAGAAGTTCTCCGCAATCTTTTTGGCACAGAACTCTTTGAACAGTGGAGTACGGCATTAAAAGAGAAATACAAAGAAGAATATGGTATTTCAGCTACACAAAAACGCGAGCTTGAACTTTTAATGCAACAAAGCGAGTTAGTTGATGAAAATTTGAGAACAGAACAGTGGCTCGAATTGGTGACACAAAAATTAGCTCAGCAAACTGAACAACTTGCTCAATTTCAAGTGGATGAAGCAAAACAAAAACGCCAAGTCAAACAGCTTGAACAAGAACTTACAGCGGCTAAAGAGCTTGAACATCAACGTGAAAGCTTAGCTAAATTACAAGCAAAACAAGCTGAATTGGCTCCTAAAAAAGCACAGATCCAAGAGCAAAAAAAGCAATTACAGCGTTTAGAATGGGCGCAGACGCAAAAAGGTGAGTGGACTTTATTAGCAGATGCAAAACAGAAAATAGCTGATTTAGCTAAAGTATTTCCGAAAAAAGAAAAAGAAAAAGCTCAGCTCACTGCCAAATTACGTACTTTAACTGAAAAAGAAGAGATTCAGGCAACGCAAATACCTTATTTCAAAAAATTAGAATTAAAGATCCATGAACTAACTAAAAGCTTAGAAAAATACCAACAGCTCAGCGAACTCGCAACTAAATGTGAAGATCTGATGTTTAAAAAAACTGAAAAGGAGCAACAAAATAACGCTTTGAGCGCCAAATATGATGAACTTCAAGCTAAATTAGCAGATGTGACTGTGCGCTTAGATGCCTTAGCTGATCTAAATGAGCAAAAGCTCCACCTTGAGCATCAAAAAACAAAGCACCTGACAGAAGAAGCCAAGTACACTGAGATCAAGCAGGATAAAAAAAAGAAAGTAGAGCAAGCTCACGAGTTAAATATTTTGAAACAGAAAAGAGCAGATGCTAAAAAGGCAAAACAAGAAGCAGAAATAAAAGCTAATGAGCTTGAGCAAGCTTATTTAAGTTCCCAGATCGTACAACTAGCTCAAAAATTGAAACCAGGACACCCTTGTCCGGTATGTGGAAGTAGTGAGCATCCTCATTTAGCTACAAAAACGTCAGATAGTTTTGTCAATGAAGAACAAGTTAAAGCTGCTAAGGAAAAACAGCAGCAAACGCTTGCGACGTATGAATATTATGTTAGTGATGTCAAAAATACGACGGCTCGTTTGACGGAATTTAAAGTAGAAGTTACGAACAAAACAACCAATTTTTTAGCTGAGATCAAATGTTTGGAATTATCTCAAGCCAAAGAGTTTTTGACTGCTCAAAAAAAACAGTTAGAAAAAGCTGAAGCAAAACTCAAAAAAGAAACTGAAGAAAAGCGAGCCCTTTTGATGAAACAACAAGCTCTTCAAAAAGAGCTCCCAAAACTAGAAGAAAATAGATCAGATCTGACAAACGAGTTGCAAAGTCTAGCAACGAATTTAGCTTTGGCAAAAGCAGAATTAGCAACTAAAGCGGCTGAGTTACCGGCTGATCACCCTACGAAAGCTCAGGCAAAACATCAACTTGAGCTGTGGCAAACAGAATTATATGAATTTGAAAAAGAACAGACAGAACTTAATGCTAAAAAAATAAAAGCCAAAGAATCTGTTGCGATGCTTACGGCTGAGTTGAAACAATTAAGTCAAGAAAAGAGCACAGTAGAAGCCAAGCAAGCATCACTAACGCAGCATCTCACCCAAAATTGTGAAGCTGTGGCTGAAACACTTGCCTCATTAGCTGAATTATTAGCAGCTAAGAAAGATATCGCAAAATATAAAATGGCGATCACCACTTTTGAAAGTGAATGGCAAAAAAATAATTCTCAAATCGAATTATTACGCGAAGCAGTCATAGGACGGCCTAAAGTCGATCTTACAGAATTAACGACAAGTTTAGCTGAAAGCAAGCGACATTTAGAGATGATCAGAGAAAATATAACTACGCTTGAGCTTAGTTTTAAACGGGAACAGCAGTTGTTCTTCCGAGTTGAACAAGGTTTTGAGAAAAATAAACTTGCTTTAGAGCATTTGGCGCAACTAAAAGAACTAGTTGATGTCGTAACTGGGAAAGGTGAACAAAAACTTGGTTTAGAGCGGTATATTTTACAAAACTATTTGACGCAAGTTTTAGATGTTGCTAACCTGCGTTTAGCACAATTGACTAATGAACGCTATGAACTTTGCTTGAGTGATGAAATTGGACGTGGAGCTTCAAGTACTGGCTTAGAACTCGATATTTACGATGCGAGCGTCTGTAAAAAAAGAAGTGTGCATACTCTTTCTGGGGGCGAGAGCTTTTTAGCAGCTTTAGCACTAGCTTTAGCTTTAGGCGAAGTTATCCAACAACAAAGTGGTGGGATCCAGATCGATGCTTTATTTGTTGATGAAGGTTTTGGTTCTCTTGACCAAGAAGCTTTGCAAACTGCTTTGGCGACATTACAAAATATCGACGGACAAGAGCGGATCGTGGGGATCATTAGTCATGTAACTGAATTAAAAGAACAATTACCTTATCAGTTACAAGTTATTACTCATGGGGAACAGAGTACTTTAAAATATCGAGCATTACTTTAG
- a CDS encoding Fur family transcriptional regulator, which translates to MKDQEVLVVAAQKLKQHEIKATPQRQIILAYLMRSTEHPSINMIHQYLKKQDHKVSLATVYNTLELLAKHDLVVEVALDSAGHVRYDYFDQPHYHLICLNCGKIEDVFDDSYLALEKLAQKQSAYRIISSRYDVYGLCPECQAKE; encoded by the coding sequence ATGAAAGATCAAGAAGTATTGGTTGTAGCTGCCCAAAAATTAAAACAGCATGAGATCAAAGCAACACCACAAAGGCAGATCATTTTAGCTTATTTGATGCGTTCGACAGAACATCCGTCGATCAATATGATCCACCAGTATCTAAAAAAACAAGATCATAAAGTGAGTTTAGCGACAGTCTATAATACGCTTGAGCTTTTAGCCAAACATGATCTTGTTGTTGAAGTAGCTTTAGATAGTGCGGGGCATGTTCGGTATGATTATTTTGATCAGCCACACTATCATTTGATCTGTTTGAATTGTGGTAAGATCGAAGATGTTTTTGATGATAGTTACTTAGCTTTAGAAAAATTAGCTCAAAAGCAGAGCGCTTATCGCATTATCAGTAGTCGCTA
- a CDS encoding metal-dependent hydrolase: MQYRTHLTTSFALGLPLMAAVGQVTVINGLALACGSLLPDIDHPRSFIGKKSQVVSKVASKTLGHRGATHSLIVAILVYLGTLWIARHYLSPEANFVPFWLFGGYLLHLSEDSFSKNSIHWFWPFSKVKRSSRKRLFYYRTGHVSEYLILGFMLCLLLIELDLLYLGKLQTLFSKGCLVYIKLFLVKLQTLMGL; this comes from the coding sequence ATGCAATATCGGACACATTTGACGACTTCATTTGCGCTTGGCTTACCATTAATGGCGGCTGTCGGTCAAGTTACGGTGATCAATGGGCTCGCATTAGCTTGTGGAAGTCTTCTTCCAGATATCGATCATCCCCGGTCATTTATCGGTAAAAAAAGCCAAGTTGTTAGTAAAGTTGCTAGTAAGACGCTAGGACATAGAGGGGCGACACATTCCTTGATCGTAGCCATCTTAGTCTATTTAGGTACGCTTTGGATCGCGCGTCATTACTTATCGCCAGAAGCCAATTTTGTACCTTTCTGGTTATTTGGAGGCTATTTATTGCATTTGAGCGAAGATAGTTTTTCTAAAAATAGTATCCATTGGTTTTGGCCGTTTTCAAAAGTCAAACGCAGTTCGCGAAAACGGCTTTTTTACTACCGTACAGGACATGTTAGCGAATATTTGATCTTAGGTTTTATGTTATGTTTGCTTTTGATCGAGCTTGATCTCTTGTATTTAGGAAAACTGCAAACGTTATTTTCAAAGGGCTGTTTAGTCTATATCAAGCTCTTTTTAGTCAAATTGCAAACATTGATGGGACTTTAA